CAATGTCGGGCTGAAAATCCAATATCTCCGGAGCACAAACGTACTTTGCGGTACGGCAATTCCAACGACCGCAGGACTGCTTCCGCGTGCGCCGTCAGCGTTTCGTGTTCCGCATCGGACGTGTCGGCCGTTGTGATTTTGACCAGTTCCACCTTTTGGAACTGGTGCGTTCGAATTAAACCTTTGGTATCCCGACCGTAACTTCCGGCTTCGGCGCGAAAGCAGGGAGTCCAGGCCACGTACGAAAGAGGCAGATCACTTTCCTCCAAAACCTGCCCTCGATGCATGTTGGTGACGGGCACCTCGGCGGTGGGAATCAAAAAGGCATCCTCGCCGTTGCACGTATGCGATTCCGGCGTAATGGCGAACAAGTCTTCCTGAAATTTGGGTAACTGCGATGTGCCCTCGAGAGCGGAGCGACCGACCACAAACGGGACGGATACTTCGGTATAGCCGTGCTGCGTGGTATGGAGGTCGATACAAAACATGGCAATTGCGCGTTCGAGTTGGGCGATGGATCCGGATAAGGCAACGAAGCGGGCACCCGACATTTTGACAGCGGCTTCGACCTGGTAGCCGTTTAAATTGGAAGCTACATCGTCGTGCCACAGCGGCTGAAAAGAATCGTCCCATTCCAATCTTGCTGGGAGGGCATCTTTATCACCCCATCGGCTAACTTCTTCGTTTTCAGATTCGTCCCTTCCAAAGGGAACTTGATCGTCCAGTAGGTTGGGAATACCTGCCAGTAGTCGATCCATGGTAGTTtggatttcttccaaagcagcttCAGCGTTAGTAGCCTTTTCAGACGCTGCTGTACTGGCACTTTTCGCctcttccaattcctccTGTTGGGATGAGTCTAAATTGTCCTTGTTACGCATGAGTTTGCCGACAACAGCGGAAGCTTCCTTCCGTTGATTCAAAAACCCGTCACGCTCTTGAATGAGCTTGACTCGATCTTCCGACAGATTCGCAATTTGCTCAGCTGCTTCGGATGTGTCGCTGGAGGCACTCCGAGCCTGCAAGTGACTCAGAACGGTCGGTAGATCGCTCGCGATGGTCCGGGTATCTAAGGAAAGGTCGCCCCGCGAACGTCGAGTATTGTCGTGCACCAAATTTCCTCCTTCCTGCGTCAAGTCCGTGGAAGTAGACGCAAGGCGAAACGCACGACGTGCCAGTGGAACTCGGGAAAACGCACGCGCCGTATGCGATACTGCCGATAGCATCATGACGGCGACGCAAACGGAAGATGGACCACGCataaaaggaaaagaaggcgAGCGCTAAATACTGCGCCTATCTCGAGAATCTGTGAGAAAAAAAATTTAGTGCTTAGGCTGTCTGCTTTGATATCGAAATTTTGTAGAAAGTTTCAATTTTGAGAGATAACTGCGAAGGTGGGCGGGACAAGCCTGTTTCAATCTCAACTTCGCCATTTCTTGCCAGCTATGTGATGGATGCGTTTGTGCACGAGGCTAGAACAGtaaactgacagtgactatGATAGTCAACCGCACCCTACTGCTACAATGATGACAGGTTTTGGTGGCTTACGGACTTTGAAATCGATACTTGGTATATATCTCGAAAATCTACGTGGACGATGACCAGACAGAAAATTACTTCTCGTCAAGGGTTTTACAGTAAGGGTTTATACATTTACATTACTCCCAAACCGACAGATCTCCAAAAGCATCTGCCAATGCAACTGCCGGGTTCTAATTCGAGACAAATAAGAGTAAGCGAGTGTGGGTTTTGGCATCCACGTATCTGACTTCACGAATGATACAACTATCCATCGTCTTCCTTTCCAGAAGCGTACTTGTTTTCCAGTCGACTGTTCACAGGATTTCATTTGTGTTTGCATTCAGCATCTTGGTAAATCATTGACACACTGCGTACGGTGGAGTTGTAGCTTCAGAAAAGGCAGTCCCTTGTTTGTCTAGGTCGAACTTCTTCTAGCAATGTCGACGCCACTTTCCATCGGTACACCGCCTCGGCATCAGCAACAGCGCAAACCCAAAA
This portion of the Phaeodactylum tricornutum CCAP 1055/1 chromosome 19, whole genome shotgun sequence genome encodes:
- a CDS encoding predicted protein — encoded protein: QARSASSDTSEAAEQIANLSEDRVKLIQERDGFLNQRKEASAVVGKLMRNKDNLDSSQQEELEEAKSASTAASEKATNAEAALEEIQTTMDRLLAGIPNLLDDQVPFGRDESENEEVSRWGDKDALPARLEWDDSFQPLWHDDVASNLNGYQVEAAVKMSGARFVALSGSIAQLERAIAMFCIDLHTTQHGYTEVSVPFVVGRSALEGTSQLPKFQEDLFAITPESHTCNGEDAFLIPTAEVPVTNMHRGQVLEESDLPLSYVAWTPCFRAEAGSYGRDTKGLIRTHQFQKVELVKITTADTSDAEHETLTAHAEAVLRSLELPYRKVRLCSGDIGFSARHCYDLEVWLPGAGEFREISSCSNTGDFQARRMSLRYRPKPADGSNKKLKPVLCHTINGSGLAVGRTLVAVLENYQTPDGSVVVPEVLRPYMGGKEILKAPQK